The Benincasa hispida cultivar B227 chromosome 11, ASM972705v1, whole genome shotgun sequence genome has a segment encoding these proteins:
- the LOC120091570 gene encoding cytochrome c oxidase subunit 6a, mitochondrial produces MAMASIRSNLLRAAVRGASRNSAQPKRGFASSAHDDARETAKWEKITYAGIATCTILAFYNLSKGHPHHEEPPAYPYLHIRNKEFPWGPDGLFEVKHH; encoded by the exons ATGGCAATGGCGTCGATCCGATCCAATCTTCTTCGCGCCGCCGTCCGTGGTGCCTCTCGAAACTCCGCTCAGCCTAAGCGCGGCTTTGCTTCATCTGCTCACGACGATGCTC GTGAAACTGCAAAGTGGGAGAAGATTACTTATGCAGGCATTGCAACCTGCACTATTTTAGCATTCTATAACCTATCAAAGGGCCATCCCCACCATGAAGAGCCCCCT GCATATCCATATTTGCACATACGCAATAAAGAGTTCCCTTGGG GTCCTGATGGTTTATTTGAGGTGAAGCATCACTGA